CAAATAATCCCATATCAACGTAAGCTTTTATTAGCTGCCTCAAAGTTTCCTGGTTGTGAAATTCCATAAGAGCTCTCCGGTAGAATTCGGAAGCGTTAAAGTAATCGTAATAAGCCGACAGCCTATTGCCTACTATCGTAAGAGCCGTAGCCATTGCTATCTTTGGGCTTTTATCCCAGGAAAGAAACGGAAAGATGTCCTTTTCCCAGTTGTAGTTTTTGAGAACAACATTCCTTAAAGCGTAGCTTCTGTAAGAGGTATCGATAAAGTTAGAGCTGGGCTCGTAAACGGCGTAAGAGACGGAAGCCAGCTTCATCTTTAATTGCTTAACGTTTCTATAAACGTATTCGTAAAAGTCAAATTCGTCGTAGGATTCGTCAAACTGACCCAAGCTTTCAAGTAAGCTCTTTTTAAACAGGAGGGCAGATTCAGGAAGACAGTCTTCCACTGCAAGACCGTGAAGAACAGTAAGCTCGTTGTTAAAAAGGTCAGGATAGTTAACTACTTTTTCTTCATTCCCCGACTTTATTACAAGGTTCGGATAAACAATGTCAGCCTGAGTTTCTTCAAGTTCTTCTAAAAGCTCTTCTACTAAATCTTCGTCAAGTGAAAAGTCTGTGTGCAGAAGAAGGACATATTCGGTATCAGCCTGCTTTATTAACTTATTTTTTTCTGCTGCACAGTTTTTACTTTCCCCAGATACTGTTTTAACGGGAACTTCAAGCTCTTCAAGAACGCTTTTGGCAGGAGAATTTTCAGAAACAATAATTGAGTTTATGAAGTCTGCGTTGTCTTCTAAAGAAGAGAGGAATTGGGGGGGTGGGGTGGATTTTCCATAAACAACAACATCTACCTTTTCCATTAATTACCTCCATTACTAACCGATAACTTTACCAATTTTAAACTATCTTCTACATATTTTTGAAAAATTTCCGAATCTTTAGAAACTGCCAGCAAGTACTTTTTTTCCAAAATCAAGAGCCAACCTTTTAGAAATCCTACGATACTGTAAAAACTTACTCCTGCATTCAATCACTTCTTCCTCACTCAAACAAGGCTTCAAAAAATCTCCCAAACTACCCTTCAACTCCACCAACATCGTCATGAACAGCTAAAATTATCGCTCTTAAAATTTTCCTTTTATGCAAATTCTTGTTCCAAAGTTCAAGTAACTTCTTAATCCAGATAACTAAGCTTTTCACACTTCTTATAATCCTATTATAATAGAGATAAGTTTCTAACAAAATAGTAAACAGCATCAGGAAAAGAGTGTATAAAACTAAATATCCTTTTTCCATTAAATCCAAACGCAACTTATTATTCTCAAATTACAGAAAAAAAACTTTCATCAAACCTAACATCAAGCAAAACTTGAATTCTTGGAAAAATAGAAGAACCAGACAAAAACTTAACAGGATGAACTTCTCGAGGATAATCATTAAATTGTAGTTTAGTTCTTTTAAGAAAATCCTTTATCTTGCAAACTAACACATCTGCTTTAAAACTTTGATAATTTCTAAACACATTTGAAATTACTTGTTTCGATAATTCAACATCAGGATTCAAAATCCACACATATTTAAACCCAACTTCTGCTACAATTGACAGTTCCAAGTTATTCCCTCCCGCATACCCGTTATTAATGTTCCTCATAATTTGATATTTTTCCCTATCTAAGAAACTTTCAACAACCGAAGATAACTTCTCATATTCTAAATCGTCCTCAAAATTATCAACAATTAACCAACAAAAGCCATTATACTTTTGCTTACTAAGAAAATAGGCAAGGGTTCTTATACATGAAGACGAAAATAAGTAACAGTAATTATAACTATTGGAGAAGCAATTTTAAGCTCATTAGTTTTCATTCTTATATTCATCACTTAAACTCTTCCAAAGAAATTAAAAATACCCTTTATTACCTGGGATATTTCTTCTTTTTTAAGTCCATAATACATAGGCAACCTTAGTAGTCTCTCACTTTCCTTAGTAGTATAAATGTCACTTCCTACGAATCTACCAAACCTTTTCCCAGCAGGTGATAAGTGAAGAGGAATATAATGAAAAACAGCTAAAATACCGTTTTCCTTTAGAAAGCTAATAAGCCCATTTCTCGTCTCTAAATCCTTTACCTTTATGTAGAACATATGGGCATTATGAACACATTCGGCAGGTACTACTGGTAATTCAATAAGCCCTTCTTCTTCTAAAATTTTCAGGCTGTTGTAATAAAACTTCCATGAAGTCATTCTATTTTCGTTTATTTCTTCCGCTTTTTCTATCTGTCCCCATAGATACGCAGCACTTACATCGTTCATTAAGTAACTACTACCAATATCTACCCAAGTATACTTATCCACCATCCCTCTAAAAAAGAGGCTTCTATTTGTTCCTTTTTCTCTTATAATCTCTGCTCTATCTACAAATCTTTCATCATTTATAATTAAAAGCCCTCCTTCTCCAGCACTCGTGTAATTTTTTGTTTCATGAAAACTATATGCTCCAATGTGACCGATTGTGCCTAAAGGTCTACCTTTGTAACTACTCATCATACCTTGTGCTGCATCTTCAATAACAAACAAATTGTATTTCTTTGCTATCGCCATTATCGTATCCATTTCACAGCTTACTCCAGCGTAATGAACAACCACAATAGCCTTAGTTTTTTCAGTTATAGCTGCCTCTATTTTTTTTTCGTCAATATTCATTGTATCCGGCCTAATATCTACAAAAACAACTTTCGCCCCTCTTAATACAAAGGCATTAGCAGTTGAAACAAAAGTATATGAAGGCATTATTACCTCATCGCCAGGCTTTATATCTATGAGCATGGCTGCCATTTCAAGAGCATGAGTGCATGAAGGCGTGAGTAAAGCTCTTATACACCTAAGTTTCTGTTTAAACCAAGTCTGACACTTTTTACTAAAAGGACCATCACCTGAAATATGTGAACTTCGCATAGCTTGCAATACATACTTGTCTTCATTTCCTGTATAACAGGGCTTATTAAAAGGAATAAGGTACTTCATAAATCTTCTTCCTCTATATACTTCTTTTCTAACTCCAATAAATCACGCTTTCTATCCTTTATTTTTTTTGCAGGTATACCCGCATATATACTCCACGGTTGAGTAGATGTTCTTACAAGACTCATTGCTCCAACAGCAGTTCCTTCTCTGACTACCACTCCTGGAAATATTATAGAGTTTGTTCCTATAATAGAATGTTTTTCAACCACAACAGGTTTTTTAATTACATTCCTATATTTCTCAGGGAAAGTAACATTTGTTAAAGTACTTCCAGTGTAGTCATCAGAACGAGAAAAAATCCTTACACTATAAGCTAAGGTAGTAAAATCCTCTAAAATTACTCCCTCTTTCCCTCCAGCTATTAAACAAAAAGGAGCAATATGAACATTACGCCCAATTTTTACTTTACCAGAGATAATACAAAAATCATCAATCCTACTGTTATCTCCAATTTCTATAGTTTCTGGGTAATATATACTTACCTTAGTACTAATTTTTACATTCTTTCCTAAATGTTTAAACCCCATTTTTTTAAGTTCTTCTTCAGAAAAATACGCCATTGTTATCCCCTTTCTTAATTTTAGATACTACTCAAATAACAATTTTAACTGCCTTTTTAAATTCTCCTCTGAAAAATAAGTGGCCACTTTCTCTATATTAGACGACATACACTCCTTTTTTAAATGCTTATCAGATAAATCCTTAATATCAAAGATTCTAATCCCCAGCTCATTAAATAATCTCCATTGACTTGTTCCTCTTTTCATAAAGACCTTCTTTCCCATTCCTAATAAAGCTATAGTATTTCCCATTGCTTGTTGTCTATCATGAGCAAATAAGGCAATATCTATGGTAAATAGAAATCTGAGATACTCTTCATAAGGTATAAAATCCATTAAAGGATAAAACCTATTGCCGAAAAGCTTCGTTCCCTCGGATATAACATAGTTTGCATAACGAAAGTCCCCATAAGACAATGGAACATAAACATTAAATATCTTTTTTGTACCTAACTTCTTAATCTTATCAAAAATCCAAATGTGATTATTCTCTGGAGTAGCAGA
This region of Desulfurobacterium pacificum genomic DNA includes:
- the rffA gene encoding dTDP-4-amino-4,6-dideoxygalactose transaminase yields the protein MKYLIPFNKPCYTGNEDKYVLQAMRSSHISGDGPFSKKCQTWFKQKLRCIRALLTPSCTHALEMAAMLIDIKPGDEVIMPSYTFVSTANAFVLRGAKVVFVDIRPDTMNIDEKKIEAAITEKTKAIVVVHYAGVSCEMDTIMAIAKKYNLFVIEDAAQGMMSSYKGRPLGTIGHIGAYSFHETKNYTSAGEGGLLIINDERFVDRAEIIREKGTNRSLFFRGMVDKYTWVDIGSSYLMNDVSAAYLWGQIEKAEEINENRMTSWKFYYNSLKILEEEGLIELPVVPAECVHNAHMFYIKVKDLETRNGLISFLKENGILAVFHYIPLHLSPAGKRFGRFVGSDIYTTKESERLLRLPMYYGLKKEEISQVIKGIFNFFGRV
- a CDS encoding glycosyltransferase; protein product: MEKVDVVVYGKSTPPPQFLSSLEDNADFINSIIVSENSPAKSVLEELEVPVKTVSGESKNCAAEKNKLIKQADTEYVLLLHTDFSLDEDLVEELLEELEETQADIVYPNLVIKSGNEEKVVNYPDLFNNELTVLHGLAVEDCLPESALLFKKSLLESLGQFDESYDEFDFYEYVYRNVKQLKMKLASVSYAVYEPSSNFIDTSYRSYALRNVVLKNYNWEKDIFPFLSWDKSPKIAMATALTIVGNRLSAYYDYFNASEFYRRALMEFHNQETLRQLIKAYVDMGLFDEAEKLISKSQGMEDKEVEKFQFFTEKIKSLVDELEKAVEQGKVVEIVAALQEVTTFYSGAPIHNILGVIKWLEDKKEEAFRFFYKAVTMNPINEDYLYNLSEAAKLLKKEEEVLGLINRIVGHLKERR
- a CDS encoding acyltransferase; translation: MAYFSEEELKKMGFKHLGKNVKISTKVSIYYPETIEIGDNSRIDDFCIISGKVKIGRNVHIAPFCLIAGGKEGVILEDFTTLAYSVRIFSRSDDYTGSTLTNVTFPEKYRNVIKKPVVVEKHSIIGTNSIIFPGVVVREGTAVGAMSLVRTSTQPWSIYAGIPAKKIKDRKRDLLELEKKYIEEEDL